One window from the genome of Nitrospirota bacterium encodes:
- a CDS encoding HNH endonuclease, with product MMINITRPNCPNASVLSNGNYKHPDNKNALKEASHDKCMYCESKISHVYYGDVEHIKPKSKYPSLEYEWLNLGFVCSKCNGIKKNKYDESTPYINPYEEDTSEHILALGVFVRQKKGSERGEITISECLGIGLNRAQLLERRKERLSSVQKAIDSCFRTTNTALRKQALEELKNECGADKEYSLCIKALLSCNDIL from the coding sequence ATGATGATTAATATAACTAGGCCCAATTGCCCCAACGCTTCTGTACTTTCGAATGGGAACTACAAACATCCGGACAATAAAAATGCATTAAAAGAGGCGAGCCACGATAAATGTATGTATTGTGAAAGCAAAATATCTCATGTCTATTATGGAGACGTTGAACATATAAAGCCAAAATCGAAATATCCTTCTTTGGAATACGAATGGTTAAATTTAGGATTTGTATGCTCTAAGTGTAATGGAATTAAGAAAAACAAATACGATGAAAGTACCCCATATATAAATCCGTATGAAGAAGATACCAGTGAACATATTTTGGCTCTCGGGGTATTTGTCAGACAAAAAAAAGGGTCTGAAAGAGGTGAAATAACAATTAGTGAATGTTTAGGAATTGGACTAAACCGAGCACAACTATTGGAAAGAAGAAAAGAAAGATTAAGCTCTGTACAAAAAGCGATTGATAGTTGTTTTCGTACCACTAATACTGCATTGAGAAAGCAGGCTCTCGAAGAATTAAAAAATGAATGTGGTGCAGATAAGGAGTATTCATTGTGCATAAAAGCATTGTTGAGTTGTAACGATATTCTATGA